The Oryctolagus cuniculus chromosome 4, mOryCun1.1, whole genome shotgun sequence genomic sequence CTCAGAATTCCTTCACACAGCAGCAAATCTTAACATGACTCAATAGCTAAAAATTCAACACCCTTAAAAAAGATTCAACTGTGTCTTCTTTCTCTGGGCAAAACTTTGCGTGAATGACGCTTCCACCTCCTTGGCAGACAGGAGAAGTTCGTTAAAATGTTAGCGCTCCATGAGCATTGGATGGGGGTGCACCAAGAACAGGGGTCACAGCAGAGACTTGGGCAGTTAGCTCAGCTTCCTGTCGGCTAATGGATCTTGAACAAGTTACTAACTAAGCTTCTCCAACCCTTAGGTGGTCTATCTGTAGAATTTTGCGGCCCAGCGTTGCCATTGCCAGGTTTGTGGCTCAGTGAGTGAGACTCTGCCATTTTCTTCCTCTAGTCTCTTCAGCCCTGGCCAACACTAAAGACAGTCCTGTTCTCTTTGATTTCATCGAGGACACGGAGCCCTTCAGAAAATCCGCGGACAAAGCCCTGGAGGTGTACAGAAGTGAAAGCGAGGCGTATGCCTCTTTCAGAGTGGACCGGGTAGAGAGAGTCACAAGGGTGGTGAGTCTCCACTGCGCACAGCTggagccccagggccccagctccaACCTGATAGGTGTGAGCCGGGCAACACATCCTCTCTAACTGCTCCGCTTGACAGCTGCCTGTTAGATGTTTGCAGCCTTTGGGGTATGATGGACCACAAGTCTCAAAGCACTGCTCCCCTGTGAGGTTTCCACTTTTTGCcggtgcgggggcggggggcttaGGGAGGGCAGCAGATTTCTGACATACAGGAGGAAAAAATCCAAAAAGGAAAAGCGGAAAAACAAGAACATATTAGGGTTATGTGAGCCCTCTGCATACCTTTAACattttatgggaaatggaattaaatgatgtttatttgtGTGCAAGAAAGTTCTGAAAtgcatgcatcatttttttttttttttgacaggcagagtggacagtgagagagagacagagacagagacagagagaaaggtcttcctttgccgttggttcaccctccaatggccaccgcggctggcacggccggcacaccgcactgatccgaagccaggagccactgcttctcctggtctcccatgcgggtgcagggcccaagcactgtactccccagccacagcagagagctggcctggaagaggggcacccaggacagaatccggcgccctgactgggactagaacccggtgtcccggcgccacaggtggaggattagcctagtgagccgcggcgctggcctttttttttttttttttttttcatgcatcaTTTTCTGTATTACATGTTTTCCATCACCTTCCGAAAGACCTTTCGTTGCAGGATAGAAAAGTGAGGCTTGGAGGAATTACCTCTCCACACTTGGTGATGGGCCAGAGCTAGACTGTTCCCTATGGCTCAGCCCAAGGACTGCAGCACCTCCCTGCCACAGTTGCCATATGCAACAACTGCTAATGTTTATCACACATTTTGCAAATGCAAAGTTAAACAGATTAAGGAGCACAGGAGCCATGGAATGAATACAATGCAGTTGTTAAAAAGAGTGCTGTGGACCCATGTGCGTTGGGGGAAGTTGGAGATGTATTGCTAACAGGGGAGAGCAGGTTACAGAACAATACCTAGGAAATTAAAGACTTAGATGCACACATTATGGGGCAGCATATCTGGGGAAAGGCTGGAAGGAGAAATACACTAGATGGATGTGGGGATCTGcgcttttttccttttacttttttctgttcTGAAGCTGTCTTGATGCCATGTTTTtctagaaaggaggagagagaaccaATTACTATGTGGACTTCTCCGTGAGGAACTGCTCCAGGTCTCACTTCCACAGACACCCCGTGAGTACAAGAGACATCTGAAACCCTGGGAGCGCCCAGAGaagcctccaccccaccccacatccTTCCAAGTGCCTCACACATGTTCCTCACCCTCACGCCGCCCTATAGGCCATGTGCTATTTTGAAACCTTGATGtgcagatgcagaaactgaggcacagagccttAAGTGAATCACAAGAATGTAATTTTTGTAATATACATCACATGTGCCAAAATCTAAACCTGAGGTTTTGAACCCATGGGGATCAAAAGCTGAGCTAACAGCCAGCCTGTGTGAAAACCCTGCCCACCAGGTGCCTTCATTCATCCCGTCTCATTGACACCCACTGGGATCCCACCAGACAATGAGGAGGTAGCCAAGAAGGGAGAATAGAATTCAGTTCTCATGTCCCTACCAGTGGGATTCCCCCCAATCATATACAAATTGCTACCCATGCACCTGCAGGAAGATCTTAATAATACCAGACATTTGTGTGGTGAATTACGGTTTACACAACACCCATTGTGTGCtcgtacatacacacacacacacacacacacattgttgcCTTGTAGAAGCCTCTTAACAACCCTGCTGAGAAGTAGGAAATGTCTCCTGGATTTCCTTGGGACACAGAGTCTTAGAATTGTAGCCATTTGCCCCAGGTCACTTCACTAGCGAGGGTCAGGAGGTGAGATAGTTTCAAGTTCAGGACTTCTCTGAGGTTTAACAAGACATTCTTTCTGACTGGAAGcattcattaattcttttttgctttttcaaattttcaacCTGAGCCAGTTCTGGAATCCTGCTTAGGGCCACTGGAAATGatacctccctcccctcccccagaccccCTATAAACACTTGACTGTCTTGGTGGGGGTGATGACAACCCAGTGCAGAGCTGTGGGGCTGGACACGAAGAGGCTCAGGGCAAAGTGTTTCATGGCATTATCTCATTGAATTAGGCCCTCCCACAATCTGTGAGTGGATAGCATGATGCCCAATGTCCAAAGAACAATTTTCAGAAATTCATGAAACTTGTCTGCATCCACACAGCTGGTAAATGGTGAAACCAGGTGCAACACAATTTGGAACTGGGTATTCAGTGCAGAAGGCTTGGCTCAAAGGCCAGGCAGCAGCGACGTGGAATCCCTGTCCACCTGCCGCGGGGAAGCCCAGGGCTAGTGTACTTGCAATGAATCCCTTGGGACATGCACTTTTCCCCAAAGTGTGATTAGGAAAGCTTGCAAAATAACAGGAGCGGATATGTGATATTGCCCTGATTTTTCCAAAGCTCCTGTTTCTTTCCTGAACATCTGGAATTCTATGCCTCtagctggacacacacacacactaacaggATCTCTCTCCTTCGTAGGCCTTTGGGTTCTGCAGAGCAGATCTGTCCTTTGATGTAGAAGCCTCGGacttggaaaacccagaagacGTTATTATAAGCTGTGAAGTCTTTAACTTTGAGGTGGGTTGCTATGTAGCCGTCGTCGTGAGCAGCGCCAGACTAAGTGATATTTTCACACTCACTCATAGGGTATTTGGTTTTTATAGCTCTGTGGGCGCAGCAGAGTGGAGGTGGGGATTGGGGGTGAGGGTactgagaaataaagagagaacaGGCCTCTAGGCAAAGGAGTGAAATTGCTAACATAACATAAAAGTATGTAAAAAATTCTAAGAATTAGAAGGGATAAGATTTGgcagacagctctctgctgtggccagggagtgcagtggaggatggcccaagtgcttgggccctgcaccccatggcagaccaggataagtacctggctcctgccatcggatcagcgtggtgtgccggtgcgccagccgcagcacgccagccacggcggccattggagggtgaaccaacggcaaaggaagacctttctctctgtctctctctctcactgtccactctgcctgtcaaaaaaataaataaataaaagaaagaaagaaaaagatttggcagagctggcaccgcagctcactaggctaatcctccgcctgcggcaccggcacccctggttctagtcttggtcgaggtgccagattctgtcctggttgctcctcttccagtccagctctctgctgtggcctgggagtgcagtggaggatggcccaggtccttgggccctgcacccgcatgggagaccaggaggaggtacctggctcctggcttcggatcagcgcggtgtgccggccgcggcggccatttggggagtgaaccaagggaaaaaggaagacctttctctctgtctctctctctctcactaactctgtcaaaaaaaaaaaaaaaaaaaaaaaaagatttggcagAGAATTAAAATCATAACCAATTCAAAGCTGCCCTGAGTGAATTTGAAAATGTTCCTTGTAATCAGTACTGAGACTTggtaattttaatgtttattattagGTGTAAAACCTAAAGAAAATTAATCAGCCTCAATTTTATTACTTAAAGGAATATAAAGGGACTAGCATTTGGCATAGAGGTTATATTGTCACCTGGGACACTCACCGTCCATAtaacagtgcctgggttcaagtcctgacctcatttccagtccagcctcttgATAAcaaacaccctgggaggcagcaggtgatggttcaagtagcttgGTCCTTTCTACCcacactccaggctcctggcttcaacctggcccagccttggctgagtgaaccagcagagggaagataccATCCTCCCCCGTcccctctccatttcaaataaataaaataaaatttttaaagttatataaaaCAATTTCTACATATACCCCAGaaagttttgttctgttttatagGTGACCACAAAGCTAGTCTGTACAAcactttaactttttaaacttttttatttatttggtgggtggggtgggaaatgagagcttccatttgtgagttcagtcccccaaatgctCAGAATAGACCCTGGCCACAGAAGCAGCCAAGATCCAaaaacccagtccaggtctcccacatgagtggtaggaatccaattacttgaaccatcaccactgctcccagggtgtgcactagcaggaagctggagtcaggagctggagccagcggtcaaacccagatactccactgTGGGATGGGATGTCCTGACctttgtcttaaccactgggtaaAAAGCCCACCTCTACAGTATTTTTTGTATCAGCAAAACAACCTGAAAATAATCCAAGCATCCATGTTCCAAGTGAATAAAGGAAAGGGAAACTTTGTCCCTATGGAATGActctatagatttatttttttaattaaaatttggaCAGAGAGTGACAAAACCAAGTGTTCATTCTTTAGGAGTAAAGGAGGTTGATATCATCAAGTCACAGAACTATGTTAAGAATACCAATGATAAGATactcattttccaaatgttaGTCTACAGAGAGGTGCCATCCCATAATAGTTTCTCCACTTTCtgctaaaatgagaaaaataaggaGAATAAAGCTTTTCGTGATATAATATTTATTCCATCTAAAAGACTCTCCTTTATGCTGAgatttcccctccctccctccctccctccctccctccctcccttccttccttccttttgccaAAATATTACTCCTTTGGTGAAATACTGTTGGTGGTAGGTGacaaattttgtttatatttaagaTGTCAACTTTGTtggataaaagtttaaaaaattggtaacccactttttaaaaaagatttatttatttgaaaggcagaattgggaggtggggaggcagggagcgaTCTTctagccattggttcacttctccaaatggctacaatggccagagctgggccagtctgaagccagcctTGGCCCCAGGTAACGCACTTTTTAAACTGATttgtgaggggctggcgctgtggcatagaaggtaaagccaccacctgcagctccagcatcccatatatggtgccagttcaagtcccgggtgctcctcttccaacccagctccctgctaatagcctgggaaagcagtaaaagatgacccaagtgcttggtgccctgcacctgcgtgggagacccggagaaagctgctgactcctggctttggcttggcccagctctggccattgtggccatctggggaatgaaccagcttatagaagatttctctctttctcaaaataacaaaagtaaatctttaacaacaacaacaacaagaaactACAGAtatgattgtttaaaaaaattgatgtgcAAAATTCAGAAGTTTGGGAACCAGTGTTCTAATGAAGTTAAACACCTAACTCCTCCTTTAGTGCCACACGATGACACTGACTTCTCTGTCCTTTACCAGGAACATGGAAACATCAGTGGTTTTCGACCCCATTTGGGCAAGACTCCACTTGGGACTGATGGATCCAGAGATCATCATCATCCTCACAAGCCACATAAGTTTGGATGCCCACCTCCCCAAGAAGGGGAAGATTTCTCGGAAGGACCACCATCTCAAGGTGGAACGCCCCCACTCTCTCCCCCTTCAGGGCCAAGATGTCGTCATCGCCCTTTTGGCACCAATGAAACCCATCGGTTCCCTCATCATCGTAATTTCAGTGAACATCACCCCCATGGGCCCCCTCCCCATGGACATCACCCCCATGGGCCCCCTCCCCATGGACATCACCCCCATGGGCCCCCTCCCCATGGACATCCTCCTCATGGACCCCCTCCCCATGGACATCCTCCCCATGGGCCTCCTCCCCATGGACATCCCCCCCATGGACCCCCTCCCCATGGACATCCCCCCCATGGACCCCCTCCCCATGGACATCCTCCTCATGGACCCCCTCCCCATGGACATCCTCCCCATGGGCCCCCTCCCCATGGACATCCTCCCCATGGCCATGGTTTCCATGACCATGGACCCTGTGACCCACCATCCCATAAAGAAGGTCCCCAAGACCTCCATCAGCATGGCCATGGCCCACCACCTAAGCACCCAGGAAAGAGAGGTCCAGGTAAAGGACACTTTCCCTTCCACTGGAGAAGAATTGGGTCTGTTTACCAACTGCCCCCACTGCAGAAAGGTGAAGTCCTTCCCCTTCCCGAAGCCAATTTCCCCAGCTTCTCCTTGCAGAACCACACCCACCCTCTAAAGCCCGAGATCCAGCCCTTCCCTCAGGTAGCCTCTGAGCGATGTCCAGAGGAGTTCAATGGTGAGTTTGCACAACTCTCCAAGTTTTTCCCATCTACATTTCCAAAATGAAATCTGATTTCCTTGATGGGGAACAATGAATGATATTCTGTATTAGAACCATAAATAAAATGTGGCCATGATGAATGCAAACCAGTTCTTCGAACTTCACTTTCATGCCCTGAATAGGGAAAATGTGAGTAGGGGAGGAGAGACTGTGAGAAGAGACAGACacgggagaggagaggaaaggtcTTGGCACTGTAGTCAGTAGGTCATTCTGCCACTGGTGTATGTCCCTGGAGGCAAATTTCTGATcctcagaatttccttttttttcttggactTAACTCCTCTTATTTTGTACTGTCTCTTACTGCTTCCACTACAGCTGGGCACAGTAAGAAGGCATGTATTATCATTTAAATGAGTATTATTATAAAAGAGGCCCAAATTCTCTTCCCATAGCCATTCACAGTCATCTACGTTTCCTTTTGGAAAAGTGAATTCTAAATTCAATTATGAAGCGAACGAAACTCTGGCTATATATTGCAAAGATGGTTGCAGGCATGAATCATGACCATACATTTTGGTGCATGGAAATACCACTTTATTTTCAGAGTAAATTAATTTCTATCTCATGTAGCACTAGGGAGCATAACCCCAGTACTTCTTGGTGTCCCCTCACCCAGCTACTCCCCATGCAAACTGTACTACAGTTCCCAAAGCTCACTCAGTGCCAAGGTGTTTGGGGTGAGAATGAGAAGGAGATCTGGCTCTTGATGACGGATGCACCAAGCCCCTCGCTGAGGGATCTCACCTGCCTGTTGATGCCATTCTCTGAGTCCAGCTTATCAGCCACTTCTGTAAAAATTGGGGAAACAGAGGACTGTGAGACAGCCCAGGGTGCTGACTGCCACCGCGTCCACACAGCTGTTTCTCCTTGGGGTCACACACCTTCCAGGTTGCATGCCCAGGaaccaaggcagagagaggtcctcctctGCCTCAGAGCCCAGACCTCGctgttctcctctctcctccccaggcaAAGGCCTCCTTTTCTAGTCCAGACGTTacttgatcctttttttttttttttccagaaggctTTTCCCATATTGTAATCCCattcttctcccttcttcccaaATCAGGGAGTAAGCATTTAGTAGCAAGCTGATAAGAtttcagagtctctctctcttcagccACAATGGTGGTACTCAAAATATTGAATAAACAGATACATCAGCCAGTCAGAAGGGTTGCCAGCCATGCACGGCCAGTGTGGCCACGGTGGTGGGCACCAGCTGATTGTCACTCTGCAGGGTCCTGGTCCTCCTCAGAGGCATGAGGTCAGCTGCTGGAGTGAGGAGTACAGAGAGGTGAACTCCAGGGAGCCCCCAAAATACACAGGTGCATAACTCAAAATGCTGTTCTACTTAGAAGCAATTATCATCTAACAGGGGTGGGAAGAGCTGGCCTGTGGGCCATATAAGGTGCATGAAATcttttggcctggccttgccaaggcaaccacaggtgagatttgaaattcaataaatccatagcaggctaatttttaagttagtaattttgcatggcctgcaaatgatgttgtaaatatccaaatagccctttacagaaaaaaggTTTCCTGCCCATGATGGTACTTTTGCAACATTGCTTGAGTTAACAAAAGTCTTGGAAAACATAGGGATTGAAAGCTCTCAGTTCAAGTAGATGCATTCATTATGTGCACAGTTGCTGCAGATGAGTTATGAGGTAGGAGCTGACATTCTACTCTGGTTTTAGACACTATACCAATGATTGTTACTTTTCTAGACTCTTTGTCATGATGGCTAAAAAACACATAcaggtttgtcgctccccctcttcgtggaggaacgacactaaaccctgcctaggcttcacatccgagtcacggcaccattatgtcgctccccgtcttcgtggaggaacgacacaggaccctgcactgttcttttgtctgctcggccctccccgggtttgctgctggttcttcccgggttggctactgtcccttccacctccgtggaagggcggttccccctggccactttccccacttccgcaggggagcggcacaccgccggccggctctctcgggggctgcacaggtgttccttcagatagatgttcctgttagatgttcctggtgcatgttgtctctctcctcctttatagtcctcctccgccaatcccaactcggctgcccacacgccgagtacgctgctctcctccaatcaggagcaggatcagctcctggaggtcatcactcaagttggcaagaggcagctgcgtagaagctgttgcctcctctcccagcgccatattgtgggagagcagatgcatagaataagt encodes the following:
- the HRG gene encoding histidine-rich glycoprotein; amino-acid sequence: MKALTAALLLATLQCSWALTPTDCKTTKPLAEKALDLINKWRRDGYLFQLLRVADAHLDGAESATVYYLVLDVKETDCSVLSRKHWEDCDPDLTKRPSLDVIGQCKVIVTRYSDEYQTLRLNDFNCTTSSVSSALANTKDSPVLFDFIEDTEPFRKSADKALEVYRSESEAYASFRVDRVERVTRVKGGERTNYYVDFSVRNCSRSHFHRHPAFGFCRADLSFDVEASDLENPEDVIISCEVFNFEEHGNISGFRPHLGKTPLGTDGSRDHHHPHKPHKFGCPPPQEGEDFSEGPPSQGGTPPLSPPSGPRCRHRPFGTNETHRFPHHRNFSEHHPHGPPPHGHHPHGPPPHGHHPHGPPPHGHPPHGPPPHGHPPHGPPPHGHPPHGPPPHGHPPHGPPPHGHPPHGPPPHGHPPHGPPPHGHPPHGHGFHDHGPCDPPSHKEGPQDLHQHGHGPPPKHPGKRGPGKGHFPFHWRRIGSVYQLPPLQKGEVLPLPEANFPSFSLQNHTHPLKPEIQPFPQVASERCPEEFNGEFAQLSKFFPSTFPK